The Cannabis sativa cultivar Pink pepper isolate KNU-18-1 chromosome 8, ASM2916894v1, whole genome shotgun sequence genomic interval atCAAAGTTAacggggcatgatttagtacatatcaaagtttgaggggcatgatttggtagatatcaaagtctagggagcatggtttagtacataaataatcactgaaacagtaaaattgaatgaaattagacaaaagtccttaaatctaacaatctcaatagttcagggggaatttttaacggtaaaaaaagttcagggggcatgatttggtatatgtcaaagtttggggggaaaaaattgctaattagccttatgtttattaaacatttgattagtattattaatgtttataatgttattattaatctagtatgtttattatgataacaaaaatagtttgtttattaaaatatcataataattttaaaaatggaacatttaagtttatttattgaAATAAATACTTTAAATAACACTTATGTTTATTAGTTATTGAAAAAtgtgtttaaaaaaataaacgaaATTGTAATTAAATGTGGCATTATGTCTAAACACtatgtttatattattattgataatgcttattaattattaatctaatatatttgttatgataattttgtgataatatattttttttttaccaagtATGTGATGATATGTTAATATAATgtgtttattaaaatttaaatacaaatttctaaataaaacacgtatgtttattattaaatttttaccaTATATAGTTTgtacataaaaattaagaatatgTTCCTCATAGTTAATAAAATGTATGGtaaattgtaaataattttttttcacatataatgtaattaaataacataatgtatataaaattgtaaattcccctattatttaagttaaatatacattatgtaatttttataatttttgctcaGGGACGACAGAAAATACAATGGATAGCCGTTAGAGTCACATGTATAAGTCTAAAATCTTTTCCTCAGTGGAATAGATATTTGAGATAAATAGAATATGGAGCTTGAGCAGAGTTATCACTTTCAACTATTTTATCCCTAGGCTTACTATTAATTTATAAGATTAAGGGCATTTTTGGTATTTCCTAATTGTTGATTATGTACATGCCTAGTTGACCGTAGCACTCTTATTTGAAGATATGTAAGTTTCTTTTTAGAAAATGAATACAGTATTTTGATGTGAAGCAAATGAATACCGTTAGTAAGAAGGAGAAAAAGACAAAATGGAAATAATGTGGGCAAAGTTATGGGTCGATACTAGGCACACATGGCGCGAAGTTAAATCAATAATCTGTAGACCAAACGTCAGTTCTCCACCCCACCGCTTGTTCCTCTCAACTTCCTTGGTCGACCCCTCACGCCCGCCAATCTTCCTTTGTTTTCGCTTATAATATATTTCATTTCCacaattttctttctttctttctttccaaTTTACTtggtattttatgtaaatatttgTTTAAGGCTTTGGCTCAACGAAGTGTTGCAGGAGACTGTTGAGTCCGACTGTGACCCGTCGTGGCTGATACAACGCCAGACAAAATCTCCGTATGTATTGGGGTTTTTAAGTTTTAACCATTCGATTTAATTTCATGCTTTTAATGGGAGGTTTTCTTACTCTTGTTTCGTATGGGTTTTGTTCATTTCTTACCATGATAATTTCAGTTTTtcactttatttatttacttttcttCAATATCATATATTTGGGTTTGTGATGGTGAATGGTGATGTgtattttctcttttctttttttcaattcAGCTTTCTTTATCAGTCATAATGTTATCAATGCTGACCCACAGTGATTTTCCAGtcaattattgaaaaaggatTATGAATCTAAACTTTAATTATTTCTAAAATGAAGATTGttgatttgttattttgtttggTACATTTGTGTTCGGGTCACATTTCTGAATTACATGTATTGCTGAAAGTGAAAGCTGGGTTCTTGTCTCTCCCTTACCTCggtgcttaattttttttttaacaactgTACAGAAAGGTTGCAAATGACAATTACCATACCTGTTGGAAGTGGCAAACTTCATTGCAGAGCGACTAATTACAAGGGACAGTTGGGTTGTGGAAGAGCTTCCTTGGTTTCCAGCCTGCCATTTAAACGATGCTTACATAATGACCTTTCATGGTATTTGACAAGAATTTGCTTCAAGTTTTCAGTTTTAAGTAAATGACATTATAATGCTGTTTATCTCAGTGCTTTTAACAGTATGACATAGTGTTCATTGTATGTATTTCTCTTCTCCCTATTTTTAGgagttttatttaaatttgttttggtttttccattataattgtaaatataacTACATGTTCTTGTATGATTATTCAGGTCAAGTGGGTTTTCTAAGCTCTTGAATCTCCAGCGATACAACATTTCCCACTCTCCAATCAATGAGAATTGGAGAATCATCAGAACAATTACATCATCATGCTTGAGAGATGATTCCACAAagcattttgatttttctatTATTGGTAGTGGGGTTGCCGGCCTTAGGTATGCGCTTGAAGTTGCAAAACAAGGATCTGTTGCCGTGATTACCAAGGCTGAGCCTCATGAGAGTAACACAAACTATGCTCAAGGTGGTGTTAGCGCTGTACTGTGTGCTTCAGATTCAGTGGAGAGCCACATGCATGATACCATTGTAGCAGGGGCGTATCTCTGTGATGAGGAGACTGTTAGAGTACGTTATATAGGCAGTTGTTTATCTTGGCATTATGGTTAATTTCAAAGTTCTTAGTTCCCCAAAGAGACATTTCTGTGAAGAGTGTTACCAGTCCATGTGAACTGGAAATGACTTAATATTTCAATGGATAGATGTTACACTTTTGTTCATTTCTCAGGTTTGTTTATGCTGTTCAGGTTGTTTGTACAGAAGGACCAGAAAGAATCAGGGAATTAATTGCCATGGGAGCATCTTTTGATCATGGTGAGGATGGAAACTTGCATCTAGCAAGGGAAGGAGGCCACTCTCATCACAGAATCGTTCATGCTGCTGACATGACTGGAAGAGAGATTGAGCGGGCTCTGTTGGAAGCTGTGGACAAGGACCCTAACATCTTTGTGTTTGAACACCATTTTGCAATTGATTTGCTAACTTCTCAGGTCTGTTTAACTGCAGGTTTTGCTTTTGTGAAATGCCCTTTTCACATTTTCTTTACAGATTGGTGCTTTTCACCCGCCTTTTTTTGCTTCCAATGTGTTTGCTGTATGTGTTCTTGACCCAATTTTCAGACACTTCACACATCTAAAAACAAGTGAAACCTTTTTTGATAACACTGATTGCTTTATTCATGTGATTTTGAGTTTGTAATGATCGATTGACTGAAACTATGAATGCTTTCTTGGTATTTgctaatatatttttatgtcattGGCACTTTAGGATGGTTCTGACATAATTTGTCTTGGTGTTGACACTTTAAATACTGAAACATTAGAGGTAAAAGAATCTTTTGTTGCCTATACTCTCTTACTGTGCTGTATTTTTCTGAACAAACACTATGTTTAAGTCCTCAATTTCTCGAACTCTTTCCTTTCAGGTAACACGATTTATTTCAAAGGTGACATTGCTTGCATCAGGGGGGGCTGGACATATATATCCTTCAACCACAAATCCTCTGGTATTTGAATTGTTTTTCCCCAAATTTCTGTTTCCATTTTACATCCGCAAAATAACATTGGCTAAATATGTTTGTATATTATACTGACAGGTAGCTACTGGAGATGGAATTGCCATGGCTCATCGAGCTCAAGCTGTAATTTCAAACATGGAGTGAGTAAAAATCAACTAACTGTATCTTAGTAGTACTTGGTTTTATCAATTATCCAGTTTATTATTGCTACTTTCATAGCCTGAAATTAATCATTACCCAAGACAATCCCGGGAAGCTCAATAAATGTTACACAAAAAATTGATTCCATGTTCTATTCACTAAAATGTGCAAGtggttaaaatttgaaaaatatgttccCAAACATGTAGATTGTATTGAAGTgcatttcttttctatttttcttcctTTGGGTGGGGTTTGGAGGTTTGATTTGGAATATGATCATAGTTTTCTTGCGGCAGATTTGTGCAGTTCCATCCAACAGCTTTAGCAGATGAAGGTCTTCCAGTCAAACCAACCAAGACCCGTGAAAATGCATTTCTCATAACTGAAGCTGTCAGGGGAGATGGAGGCATTCTATACAATCTTGACATGGAGAGGTTTATGCCCTTGTATGATGAGAGAGCAGAGCTTGCTCCCAGGGATGTGGTGGCAAGAAGCATAGATGACCAGCTTAAAAAGCGTAATGAGAAGTATGTGCTTCTTGATATAAGTCACAAACCCAGGGAAAAAATTATGTCTCACTTCCCTAACATAGCAGCAGAGTGTCTTCGATATGGATTGGACATAACCCGCCACCCGATTCCAGTTGTTCCTGCTGCTCATTACATGTGTGGAGGAGTTCGAGCTGGGCTCCAGGGAGAGACTAATGTTAGGGGCTTGTATGTGGCAGGTGAAGTTGCCTGCACAGGTATGCATGGAGCAAACCGACTTGCCAGTAACTCATTGCTTGAAGCACTGGTTTTTGCAAGGAGAGCAGTCCAGCCCTCCATTGAGCATATGAAGAGCTCTATTATTGACTTCAGTGCTTCCAACTGGTGGCCAAGACCAGTTGTTCCTGTGTCACTTGGAAGCAGTACTGACAAAATTGTTACAATGACAAGGGATGTGAGAAAAGAATTGCAAGCAATAATGTGGAAATATGTTGGAATTGTCCGCTCTACGAATAGGCTTAATACTGCAGAGAGGAAGATTGGTAAGTTGGAGGCTAAGTGGGAGGAGTACTTGTTTGAGCATGGTTGGGAGCCAACTATGGTGGGGCTCGAGGCTTGTGAAATGAGGAATCTGTTTTGTTGTGCAAAGCTGGTGGTAAGCAGTGCCCTTTCTAGGCAAGAGAGTCGCGGGCTTCACTACACGACTGATTTTCCAGATTTGGAGGAAAGTAAGAGGCTGCCAACAATAATCTTCCCTTCATCGCCTATAAAGAGTACATGGAGTTCAAGACAGGTACACAAACAAGCCCATGTGTTAGGAAGTTTGGATCCTTCCAATACTTGAAATGATTGGTACTCTTGATAATTCTAATGAAAGTATTTACCTAGGAGGATTTCAATCTTCCTTGAGAAAGTTGGAGCAGCCCTTAAATTTCATTTGGTCACGGTGTTACTACGGTAATAATTCTATTCTTTActgcaaaagaaagaaaacatctTTAAGAAAATCACAGGAATAAGACATTGCAATTCATTTTATTAGTCGCAAATGTGACAACCATGTCAAATTGTATATTTTACAATACCAATTACAATTTAGCTGCGGTGAATGCTGTCTATACTTTTCTTATGGAAATTAGGAATGAGGCTGATGTATAGCATCTTTTCCCCAAGGCATCagaaaataaattgtaaaactCAATAGCTAAGGTTATTTCTTAGATATGTTGAAAATGATTCGGTGTTCATACTGCCAATTTGGTATTATCTTTTTCTCCTTTTAGTTTAGTAAATATATGACATTCTTTTGCAATTGACAAATAATCTTACgtgtttttaaaagtgatatCAGGAAAGAAATCATCAAGTTCTGCTCAAGTCCAAAGTGATAAGTATAGCTAGTCTTTCTGTTTTAAGCCGTTGGTAGTTTTTACCCTTAATACTGTTGTACCTGTCACCTGAGACTAATTTAACCTGCCCACTTCTTGAAGTTGAAGAGTCACTGTTATCCCTTATTTTGTGCCAATTGAAAAACCCAGAACTTGATTTGCACCAGAAGAGCAGATTGTATAATCAGTTTGGGAAATTTAACACTAGGTGAGTAGTAGTGGGGTTCAAGAATCATGGCATGGAAAGTGTTTTTATTGTGTTCTGGGGTTACTAGTTTTGGCATCAGCAATGGGGAAAAAGAGTGACGGTAGTGCGTGATGATAgacataataaatttttagCCTAAATCACATTCTAGCAGTGAACTGAGCCTATGCACTACACTACTGCGAGGCAGCCAACGAGTTGATTGCGGGTTGCATagtggtttttttttcttctctttctgATTTTTGCCTTAAAAAAGACAGTTTAGTTTGAAGCCAAATGACTTTTCAAACAACAAATACATGATGGTATATAGAGTATATACCTCGAAGCCAAAAGGAGTTTTAAGTGGCATAGAGTGAGCGTGAGAAAGGGACCAGAAGTAAGAAACTGTGGTTTCCTTTTATACTAGAATTCAATATGTCGGTcaactaatttttcttttttgtggaGTCGACATGTTTACACAAAAGAACAAAATAATTGGACCCTTCTGAAGaagaaatgaataaataaaagtaGGCCAAAGATTCGATGtccttttctttttagtttttaatctaaaattataattattataaaagtaTAGAACTAAAAACCAAGTttgcaaaataaatatattaatgtaGAATAAATTTGTCTTTTGACATGTGAGAGATTTTAATTTTCTCTGTTCTTAGTATTTTGTATCTGTTGATTACGGCCTTTACTATCAAGGATTTGGAGGAATTATGTGCTAATATAGAAATAGAAAGGGAATATGATATTGTTTCTACGTTTGACTTTGAGGATACTGATGCACAAGTCGCTGATATTCGCGGGCGATTCCTTATTGTCAGGGCTATCGATTTTGACGTAATGCGACATATGATGGCATCCCTATGGCAACTGGGCAGAGGTATGTATGTAAAGCAGTTAGAACCAAATTGGTTCTTGTTCCAGTTTTATTATGAACTTGATCTGGAACGTGTTATAGAAGGAAGTCCGTGGACTTTTAATCGTATTCAGTTCATCTTTGCACGACTAAAGCATAGGGATGATCCACGGTTGGTTACTTTCAACACTCTTGACATGTGAGTTCAGGTACATGGCCTTCAATACGGATTCAAATCTTAACAAGTTATTTAGAGGGTTGGTAATTACATTGGTACGTTTGTCGAGTCTGATCCTAAGAATTTTCGAGGTATTTGGCGTGAATACCTGAGAGTACGGGTAGCTTTGGATATAACAGTTCCATTGAAGCGCAAAATGAGACTAAGACGCACCACATGGGAAGAACCATTGGGCCATATTCAAATATGAGTTTCTTcctacattttgttttatatgcgGGATTCTCAGTCGCACTAagaaattctatttaagaaacTTCGATATACCCTCGGATCAAATCGTCTAGCCTTATGGGACATGGATGAGAGCCCAACCACACCGTAAAAATAATCTCATCGAAGCCCAGTGGTTGAGAAATGGTGATGCATATGAATCGTTGCCATCTGGTCAGCTAACCGGTAGTGTGGACAGACCAATTGCTATCGATCAGCGCACTGTGATTGAGGAGTTAAGTGGAGGAAATCGTGGTGCATCAAATTTATAGCTGGCTAATAATAGTAAGTCAAAAAGAGTTATGGGGTTGAGGAAATTATGGGAAATATAGGTGGCAAGTATTTTAACTCAGAGGAAAACATCCACGTGGACGCTTTGgaggaagaattagaagagaatTTGATTGTTAATTCTAAACGACGTCGTACTGATTCTGGGGCGGCTATTGTGCCTCCTGTTGCGGCTCAGTCTGATTTAAGCCCATCTATTTCTCATGGGCTTAGTTTTGAAATTATGGAAGAAGATGGTAGTATTTTTGTTGTGCATGAAAATAACTATGTGGTGGGCTCAAAAAATGAGTCTTTGGTGGGTGCTGGTATCGAGGCCCACCATTTACCATGAGTATACTAAGCTGGAATTGCCGTGGGCTTGAGAACCCATGGGTTTTTTAATTCCTTGTGGATCTTGTGATCCAAAAGAAAcccaattttttatttctttgtgAAACTTTAAGTCATGGTGATGTGTTGGAAAGGTTACGTGTGAAGTTGAGATTTAAAGGCCTCTACTCTGTGGATGTAAGTGGTCATAGCGggggtatttccatgctttGGAAGAGTAGTGCTGAAACCCACTTGCTGAACTTTTCATTTAATTTCATTGACATTCAAATTACTAAACCTAGTTCAATCCCATGGAACTAACAGACCTTTATGATGAGCCCAACAAAGGTTTACGCCACCAAACATGGAACCTTATTCGAACTCTAAAATAAACATCAACACTCCCTTGGTGTATCATAAGATATTTGAATAACATTACTAGTTAGGCGAATAAGCGAGGTGGCAACAACTATCCTCAAGCATTAGTCGATGGCTTTAACCAAACACTCATCGACTGTAATCTTGTTGATCTTGACCTTATTGGCTATCCGTTTACATGGGAGAGGCCAGGGTACATCAAATTGGATCGAAGTTCGTCTTGACCGTGCCTTGGTAAGCCATTGTTGGTCTAATTATTTCACATCTGCTCAGTTAACTAATCTCAAAATCTTTGCCTCGGACCACTGCCCGTTATTGCTTCAACCTACCTGTCCACAATTTCTTTGTTATAGTTCGTCAATTCAGGTTCGAAAATGCCTGGTTGTGTGAGCCTTTATGCTTTCTTTGTTCCGCCCcatagtaaaaaagtaaaaaagttgaaaattttagtataaaaaaccccttgtttattattataacaACACCATAAGTGGGTAAATCTTGTTTAAATAAGTTTCTTAATAGAATGGGCCTTGCTAATCAAGactaaatgatatttaattagatttatttaaaaaagcaaaaaaaaaaaaaaaagcagttTCTATAGTTACggttattgtatttattttttaattttttttttttggtatttctCATACTCTATAatgattttcttatatattttttttttttaaagaagttatcatatttagtgtaattaaatttACATTTCATACAtattaaggtggcgtttggtaatagttttttaatcagttttctgtttttaaaagtagaaagtgaaaatatttttcaaaaacatgttctgtaaaactgtttttacttttcaattttataattagaaatcaacattttttttttttttaaaaaaaaaaatcactttcaatatttttttaaaaagttttttttcgtaatcaatcttttggattacgaccagacccAGACTAAATCTCCTCCCCACGACCCTGGCGCTGAACTCAACTTCTGATCTGAACCCGAATCCgactccggacctagacccgacttaaataaaatcaaaaaataaaaatgaaaaatgaac includes:
- the LOC115701052 gene encoding L-aspartate oxidase 2-a, chloroplastic isoform X2; the encoded protein is MTITIPVGSGKLHCRATNYKGQLGCGRASLVSSLPFKRCLHNDLSWSSGFSKLLNLQRYNISHSPINENWRIIRTITSSCLRDDSTKHFDFSIIGSGVAGLRYALEVAKQGSVAVITKAEPHESNTNYAQGGVSAVLCASDSVESHMHDTIVAGAYLCDEETVRVVCTEGPERIRELIAMGASFDHGEDGNLHLAREGGHSHHRIVHAADMTGREIERALLEAVDKDPNIFVFEHHFAIDLLTSQDGSDIICLGVDTLNTETLEVTRFISKVTLLASGGAGHIYPSTTNPLVATGDGIAMAHRAQAVISNMEFVQFHPTALADEGLPVKPTKTRENAFLITEAVRGDGGILYNLDMERFMPLYDERAELAPRDVVARSIDDQLKKRNEKYVLLDISHKPREKIMSHFPNIAAECLRYGLDITRHPIPVVPAAHYMCGGVRAGLQGETNVRGLYVAGEVACTGMHGANRLASNSLLEALVFARRAVQPSIEHMKSSIIDFSASNWWPRPVVPVSLGSSTDKIVTMTRDVRKELQAIMWKYVGIVRSTNRLNTAERKIGKLEAKWEEYLFEHGWEPTMVGLEACEMRNLFCCAKLVVSSALSRQESRGLHYTTDFPDLEESKRLPTIIFPSSPIKSTWSSRQEDFNLP
- the LOC115701052 gene encoding L-aspartate oxidase 2-a, chloroplastic isoform X1 → MTITIPVGSGKLHCRATNYKGQLGCGRASLVSSLPFKRCLHNDLSWSSGFSKLLNLQRYNISHSPINENWRIIRTITSSCLRDDSTKHFDFSIIGSGVAGLRYALEVAKQGSVAVITKAEPHESNTNYAQGGVSAVLCASDSVESHMHDTIVAGAYLCDEETVRVVCTEGPERIRELIAMGASFDHGEDGNLHLAREGGHSHHRIVHAADMTGREIERALLEAVDKDPNIFVFEHHFAIDLLTSQDGSDIICLGVDTLNTETLEVTRFISKVTLLASGGAGHIYPSTTNPLVATGDGIAMAHRAQAVISNMEFVQFHPTALADEGLPVKPTKTRENAFLITEAVRGDGGILYNLDMERFMPLYDERAELAPRDVVARSIDDQLKKRNEKYVLLDISHKPREKIMSHFPNIAAECLRYGLDITRHPIPVVPAAHYMCGGVRAGLQGETNVRGLYVAGEVACTGMHGANRLASNSLLEALVFARRAVQPSIEHMKSSIIDFSASNWWPRPVVPVSLGSSTDKIVTMTRDVRKELQAIMWKYVGIVRSTNRLNTAERKIGKLEAKWEEYLFEHGWEPTMVGLEACEMRNLFCCAKLVVSSALSRQESRGLHYTTDFPDLEESKRLPTIIFPSSPIKSTWSSRQVHKQAHVLGSLDPSNT